The following proteins are co-located in the Chromatiales bacterium 21-64-14 genome:
- a CDS encoding ABC transporter ATP-binding protein (Uup; in Escherichia coli this cytoplasmic protein was shown to contain ATPase activity; mutations in this gene affect RecA-independent excision of transposons and affects Mu bacteriophage growth) produces MLITLRDVHVQFTQDPVLDRVSLTIEEGERVCLVGRNGAGKSTLMRVLAGGIQPDQGEIDRRATLRVAQLEQDIPPDLVGSVYDVVIRGLGDSGRLLLDHDHAAHAGADPTRLAELQHALEAAGAWGAKVRVDTVLSRMQLDPEAEFAQLSGGLKRRVLLAQAVVSEPDLLLLDEPTNHLDIEGVTWLENLLLQSAAALVFISHDRAFLDRIATRIVEVDRGRLYSWPGRYAEYRRRKQAALEVERNANREFDKRLAEEEDWIRQGVKARTTRNMGRVRALEQMREQADERRNYQGRAQLKAHFGAASSRRVVEAHRVTASIAGQTVLRDFSLRIPRGQVLGVMGPNGCGKTTLLRVLLGDHAPDSGSIRYGENLQIAYFDQNRRQLNLEQDAAWNVAEGADRIDFEGHNLHVLGYLRAFLFTADRARTAVRLLSGGERNRLLLARLFAHPSNVLILDEPTNDLDMETLELLEDLVHGYPGTVILVSHDRAFVNGVVDGLLVHEGAAGFRYYVGNYDDWRRQRQDGPQGLAPQPSAPRSVAPKPAHRPLARKLSYRDQRELDGLPQELEELEAQIEGRYEAMNQSTFHRQALEDIKVAQEDLAGLKQRLEERYARWEALEALRDELQRGGGD; encoded by the coding sequence ATGCTCATTACACTGCGTGACGTGCACGTCCAGTTTACCCAGGATCCGGTTCTGGACCGGGTCAGCCTCACCATCGAGGAGGGGGAACGGGTCTGCCTGGTCGGGCGCAACGGCGCCGGGAAGTCTACCCTGATGCGGGTGCTCGCCGGCGGGATTCAGCCGGACCAGGGGGAGATCGACCGCCGCGCTACCCTGCGCGTCGCCCAACTGGAGCAGGATATCCCGCCGGATCTCGTCGGGTCGGTCTACGATGTGGTCATCCGCGGCTTGGGGGATAGCGGCCGTCTGCTCCTGGACCACGACCACGCCGCCCATGCCGGCGCCGATCCTACGCGTCTGGCCGAACTCCAACACGCCTTGGAGGCCGCGGGGGCCTGGGGCGCGAAGGTCCGCGTGGATACGGTTCTCTCGCGTATGCAGCTCGATCCGGAGGCCGAGTTCGCGCAGCTCTCCGGTGGTCTCAAGCGCCGTGTGCTGCTCGCCCAGGCGGTGGTCAGCGAACCCGACCTGCTGCTCCTCGACGAGCCCACCAATCACCTGGATATCGAAGGGGTGACGTGGCTGGAAAATCTGCTGCTCCAGTCCGCGGCGGCGCTGGTATTCATCAGTCATGACCGGGCGTTCTTGGATCGAATCGCCACCCGTATTGTGGAGGTGGACCGCGGCCGGCTCTACAGCTGGCCCGGACGCTACGCGGAGTACCGCCGGCGCAAACAGGCCGCCCTTGAGGTGGAACGCAACGCGAACCGGGAATTCGACAAGCGCCTCGCTGAAGAAGAGGACTGGATTCGCCAAGGCGTCAAGGCGCGGACCACGCGGAACATGGGCCGCGTGCGCGCCTTGGAACAGATGCGGGAGCAGGCGGACGAGCGGCGCAACTACCAGGGCCGCGCGCAGCTCAAGGCCCATTTCGGCGCAGCGAGCAGCCGGCGCGTGGTCGAGGCGCACCGCGTCACCGCGAGCATCGCCGGACAGACGGTGCTGCGGGATTTCAGCCTGCGGATCCCGCGTGGACAGGTGCTGGGCGTGATGGGGCCGAACGGTTGCGGCAAGACCACCTTGTTGCGGGTGCTGCTGGGCGACCACGCGCCGGATAGCGGGAGTATCCGCTATGGCGAGAACCTGCAGATCGCCTACTTTGACCAAAATCGCCGCCAGTTGAACCTGGAACAGGACGCCGCCTGGAACGTGGCGGAAGGCGCTGACCGCATCGATTTTGAAGGTCACAACCTGCACGTGCTCGGGTATCTGCGCGCCTTTCTGTTTACCGCCGACCGGGCGCGGACCGCGGTCCGGCTGCTCTCGGGTGGAGAGCGCAACCGCCTGTTGTTGGCGCGGCTATTCGCCCATCCGTCGAACGTGCTGATCCTGGATGAGCCGACCAACGACCTGGATATGGAGACCCTGGAGTTGCTGGAGGACCTGGTGCATGGGTATCCGGGGACCGTCATCCTCGTGTCCCATGACCGGGCCTTCGTGAACGGCGTTGTGGACGGGCTCCTGGTGCATGAGGGGGCGGCGGGATTCCGCTACTACGTGGGCAACTACGATGACTGGCGCCGGCAGCGCCAGGACGGCCCTCAGGGGCTCGCGCCGCAGCCTTCCGCCCCGCGGAGCGTCGCGCCCAAACCCGCCCACCGGCCACTGGCCCGGAAACTCAGCTACCGCGACCAGCGCGAACTGGACGGGTTGCCCCAGGAACTCGAGGAACTGGAGGCGCAGATCGAGGGCCGCTACGAGGCCATGAACCAGTCGACCTTCCACCGGCAGGCCCTGGAGGACATCAAGGTTGCTCAGGAAGACTTGGCGGGACTCAAGCAGAGGCTGGAGGAACGCTATGCCCGCTGGGAAGCGCTCGAAGCGCTCCGGGATGAATTGCAGCGGGGCGGCGGGGACTGA
- a CDS encoding glutathione synthase: MTNPLSVAQATDDREPLIGIAALMRMALAGDGLPALGQQLLRRAADHPEHAETLLDLSTVLQFTGQRDIALSMQGQALGMQRLYHMAAAQQPAALRLLALLAPGDLMANTPLEFLIEDSDVDLDLLYVTADAPLPPSVPDHDVLFVAVGESDASQPLLDALEVLLKAWPRPMINSSAAIANLSRDGACELLRNAPGLVLPQSVRVERHTLERVASGALPLADILEVGGFPALVRPVGSHAGHGLVRLADPEALVEYLAANNAMTFFVTPFIDYRSDDGQYRKYRIVLIDDRPYICHMAISDHWMVHYANAGMTESAEKRAEEARFMEGFDQEFAVRHDAALRAIAARARLDYLGIDCAETPDGRLLIFEVDTAMVVHALDPVDLFPYKQPQMRKVFDAFRALLAKKRHRPK; this comes from the coding sequence ATGACAAACCCTCTCTCCGTCGCGCAAGCCACCGACGACCGTGAACCACTGATCGGCATTGCGGCCCTAATGCGCATGGCCCTCGCGGGCGACGGTCTCCCGGCACTGGGCCAGCAGTTGCTCCGACGCGCCGCTGACCATCCGGAGCATGCCGAAACCCTGCTGGATTTGTCCACGGTCTTGCAGTTTACCGGCCAACGCGATATCGCCTTATCCATGCAGGGCCAAGCCCTGGGGATGCAGCGGCTCTACCACATGGCGGCCGCACAGCAACCCGCGGCCCTGCGCTTGCTGGCCTTGCTGGCGCCCGGCGACCTGATGGCGAACACACCCCTGGAATTTCTCATCGAGGATTCCGATGTCGATCTGGACCTGCTCTATGTGACAGCGGACGCGCCACTGCCACCCTCGGTTCCAGACCACGACGTGCTGTTCGTGGCGGTGGGCGAGTCGGACGCGAGCCAGCCCCTGCTGGACGCACTGGAGGTCCTGCTCAAGGCCTGGCCGCGGCCGATGATAAATTCGTCGGCCGCCATCGCCAATCTGTCCCGGGACGGGGCCTGCGAGTTACTGCGCAACGCCCCCGGCCTCGTGCTGCCTCAGTCCGTGCGTGTGGAACGCCACACGCTGGAACGCGTCGCCAGTGGGGCCCTGCCCTTGGCCGACATCCTCGAAGTCGGCGGATTCCCGGCCCTTGTGCGCCCGGTTGGATCTCACGCCGGGCATGGTCTGGTGCGCCTGGCCGATCCCGAGGCGTTGGTGGAATACCTCGCTGCCAACAACGCGATGACGTTCTTCGTAACCCCCTTCATCGACTATCGCAGCGACGACGGCCAGTACCGCAAGTATCGCATCGTGCTGATCGACGACCGGCCCTATATCTGCCACATGGCCATATCCGATCACTGGATGGTCCACTATGCGAATGCCGGCATGACGGAGAGCGCGGAAAAACGCGCCGAGGAGGCCCGTTTCATGGAGGGCTTCGATCAAGAGTTCGCGGTCCGCCATGATGCCGCCCTGCGCGCGATTGCCGCGCGGGCACGCCTCGATTACCTGGGCATCGACTGCGCAGAGACCCCGGACGGTCGCCTGCTGATCTTTGAGGTCGACACCGCCATGGTGGTACACGCCCTGGATCCGGTGGACCTGTTCCCCTACAAGCAGCCGCAGATGCGCAAGGTCTTCGACGCGTTCCGCGCCCTGCTGGCCAAGAAACGGCACCGACCGAAATGA
- a CDS encoding cytochrome D ubiquinol oxidase subunit I — protein sequence MLDDILYYLEDIRRRPVWQPIPQAVRDGFRTPLPREPGDLDAAHATFMEHILPYAVGNAHPGFMGWVHGGGTPVGLLAEMLAAGLNANLGGRDQIPIEVERQVVQWMRELFGFPDTASGLFVTGTSMANFIGLLVARTAALGPDVRRRGTGHARLTAYTSAAAHGCVAQAMDLAGLGTDALRTIPTDAEQRMDIAALEHAITVDRGAGLHPFFVAGTAGTVDTGAIDDLGAIAAIAAREHIWFHVDGAYGALGMLAPDIAPRLAGIERADSLAFDFHKWGQVPYDAGLVLVRDAALHQATFAAPTTYLRREARGLAGGSPWPCDFGPDLSRGFRALKAWFTLKVYGANRIGEVISGTCVLARYLAERIAAIPELELLAPVSLNIVCFRYRSTDANRVNADIVAQLQASGVAAPSTTTIGGKLAIRTAIVNHRTNTADIDALLDATVTLGATFTDTDARRKTS from the coding sequence ATGCTGGACGATATCCTCTACTACCTGGAAGACATCCGTCGCCGGCCGGTCTGGCAACCCATCCCCCAGGCAGTACGCGACGGCTTTCGGACGCCCCTGCCCCGGGAGCCGGGTGACCTGGACGCCGCCCACGCCACCTTCATGGAGCACATTCTCCCCTACGCCGTGGGCAACGCCCATCCGGGCTTCATGGGCTGGGTCCACGGCGGCGGTACGCCGGTGGGCCTGCTGGCGGAGATGCTGGCAGCGGGACTGAATGCGAATCTCGGTGGGCGCGACCAGATCCCCATCGAGGTCGAGCGCCAAGTGGTCCAGTGGATGCGGGAACTGTTCGGCTTTCCGGATACTGCCAGCGGCCTGTTCGTCACCGGGACTTCCATGGCCAACTTCATCGGGCTGCTGGTGGCCCGCACTGCCGCGCTCGGACCGGATGTGCGCCGCCGCGGCACTGGCCACGCGCGGCTCACCGCCTATACCTCCGCTGCTGCCCATGGCTGCGTCGCCCAGGCCATGGACCTGGCTGGTCTCGGCACCGATGCGCTGCGCACTATCCCCACCGATGCCGAACAGCGCATGGACATCGCAGCCCTGGAACACGCCATCACGGTGGACCGCGGCGCCGGGCTGCACCCCTTCTTCGTCGCCGGGACCGCCGGCACCGTGGACACCGGGGCCATCGACGACCTCGGCGCGATCGCCGCGATCGCCGCCCGGGAACATATCTGGTTCCACGTGGACGGCGCCTACGGCGCACTCGGCATGCTGGCGCCGGACATCGCGCCGCGACTGGCGGGCATCGAACGGGCCGACTCCCTCGCCTTCGATTTCCACAAGTGGGGGCAGGTACCCTACGACGCGGGTCTGGTGCTGGTGCGCGACGCGGCCCTGCACCAAGCCACCTTCGCCGCGCCCACCACCTATCTACGCCGCGAGGCGCGCGGGTTGGCGGGCGGGTCCCCGTGGCCCTGCGACTTCGGCCCCGACCTGTCGCGCGGTTTCCGCGCCCTCAAGGCGTGGTTCACCCTCAAGGTCTATGGCGCCAACCGGATCGGTGAAGTGATCTCTGGCACCTGCGTGCTGGCCCGCTACCTGGCGGAGCGCATCGCGGCAATCCCGGAGCTGGAACTCCTGGCGCCGGTATCCCTGAATATCGTGTGCTTCCGCTACCGCAGCACGGATGCCAACCGCGTGAACGCGGACATCGTAGCCCAGTTGCAGGCTTCCGGGGTCGCGGCCCCCTCCACCACCACCATCGGCGGCAAGCTCGCGATCCGCACCGCCATCGTCAACCATCGCACCAACACCGCCGACATCGATGCCCTGCTCGACGCGACCGTCACGCTCGGGGCGACATTCACCGACACCGACGCACGCAGGAAAACCTCATGA